A window from Roseburia sp. 499 encodes these proteins:
- a CDS encoding CPBP family intramembrane glutamic endopeptidase codes for MKKVFKKIGSILFCLLPFLLAFGLQLIVSIIAVVVKSFSLLAEHPELLSDIELYLSTLMNSIMGDFSIWISAIYAVIAALALGFWYWKKFAPKKVPKRKPGEIINLKMFVGVLALMVGLQYLSTYIVGLVYLINPNWYYTYESLMENVGFTDISVILAIYSVIIAPISEELIFRGVTLHYAKKTMPFWVANIFQALLFGVFHANVVQGTYAFVVGLFCGYVCYKGDSIYLSILFHMLFNIWGTFVPENFLYSGNSVILQFLMFLLTVAITLLGFYLYSSGAKKKENTI; via the coding sequence ATGAAGAAAGTATTCAAAAAAATTGGCAGTATCCTGTTCTGTCTTCTACCTTTTTTACTGGCATTTGGTCTGCAACTCATTGTTTCGATTATAGCCGTCGTGGTAAAATCTTTTTCTCTGCTTGCAGAACATCCGGAATTGTTATCTGACATAGAACTTTATCTGTCTACTCTTATGAATTCTATCATGGGAGACTTTTCTATTTGGATTTCAGCTATTTATGCAGTAATTGCGGCTCTCGCTCTTGGATTCTGGTACTGGAAAAAATTCGCTCCTAAAAAGGTTCCAAAGCGTAAACCGGGAGAAATTATCAATCTAAAAATGTTTGTTGGTGTATTAGCACTGATGGTTGGTCTACAATACTTGTCCACCTATATTGTAGGTCTGGTATATCTTATTAATCCAAACTGGTATTACACTTACGAATCCCTGATGGAAAACGTCGGCTTTACAGATATATCTGTAATTCTGGCTATCTACTCCGTTATCATTGCTCCAATCAGCGAAGAACTTATTTTCCGTGGTGTCACACTACATTATGCGAAAAAGACAATGCCTTTCTGGGTTGCAAATATTTTTCAGGCACTTCTTTTCGGTGTCTTCCATGCAAATGTGGTTCAGGGAACTTATGCCTTTGTAGTAGGCCTATTCTGCGGTTATGTATGCTATAAAGGTGACAGTATTTACTTATCCATTTTGTTCCATATGTTATTTAACATTTGGGGCACTTTCGTTCCCGAAAATTTCTTATACAGCGGCAACTCCGTCATATTACAGTTTCTTATGTTTCTGCTTACTGTGGCAATTACTCTTCTTGGCTTTTATCTATACAGTAGCGGAGCGAAAAAGAAAGAAAATACCATATAA
- a CDS encoding thiamine diphosphokinase, which translates to MQTLIITGGNIDDAFTLNFIKENPCDLMIAADSGMEFFYRNGLVPNVIVGDFDSVKEGVLEYFRKNNPDIKVMKFQPEKDETDTELALRTAMEAGCEKIWLLGATGTRLDHVLGNIHLLGMAMEQGCECIMLDAHNRIRMLKHGIRLKKAEQYGDYISLFPFTPTVKGLTLTGFKYPLHKYELQCYHSLGVSNEITQEEAEISFEDGILLMMESRE; encoded by the coding sequence ATGCAGACATTGATTATAACAGGTGGGAACATTGATGATGCTTTCACCTTGAATTTTATAAAAGAGAATCCTTGTGATTTGATGATAGCAGCAGATAGTGGTATGGAATTCTTTTATCGGAACGGACTAGTGCCGAATGTAATTGTGGGAGATTTTGATTCCGTAAAGGAAGGGGTTTTAGAGTACTTTCGGAAGAATAATCCGGATATCAAGGTTATGAAGTTTCAGCCGGAAAAAGATGAGACCGATACGGAACTTGCCTTACGGACTGCTATGGAAGCAGGATGTGAGAAAATCTGGCTTCTGGGAGCAACCGGAACTCGTCTGGACCATGTATTAGGTAATATTCATCTCCTTGGTATGGCAATGGAGCAAGGATGCGAATGTATTATGCTGGATGCGCATAACCGCATTCGTATGCTGAAGCATGGGATTCGGTTAAAAAAGGCAGAACAGTACGGCGATTATATCTCGCTGTTTCCTTTTACCCCCACTGTTAAGGGATTAACGTTGACAGGATTTAAATATCCTTTGCATAAGTATGAATTGCAATGCTATCATTCCCTAGGAGTCAGCAATGAAATTACACAGGAAGAAGCGGAAATTTCTTTTGAGGACGGCATTTTGTTAATGATGGAATCAAGGGAATAG
- the rlmD gene encoding 23S rRNA (uracil(1939)-C(5))-methyltransferase RlmD, whose protein sequence is MKKGQICEGIVERVAFPNKGIVRLEEGKTAVVKNVIPGQKISFSVNKVRKGKGEGRLLEVLEKSPLEMEQSPCEHFGICGGCTFLSLDYENQLKLKEKQVKELLEPVCTPYYDINEGIFEGIKGSPRQLAYRNKMEFSFGDMVKDGPLSLGMHKRGSFHDIVTVTGCKIVDEDYSKILSAVLSYFQEKETPYYHKMRHIGYLRHLLVRKAVKTGEILVDLVTTTQIAGEEEQELLRGFVGKLGALELDGTLVGILNTHNDSLADAVINEGTEVLYGQDYFYEELLGLRFRISPFSFFQTNSLGAEVLYETAREYVADAGNGKTVYDLYSGTGTIAQILAPVAKKVIGVEIVEEAVEAARENAELNGLNNCEFLAGDVLKVLDEIEEKPDFIVLDPPRDGIHPKALEKIIAYGVDRLVYISCKPTSLARDLEVLQARGYRAERICCVDMFPATANIETVCLLTLEK, encoded by the coding sequence ATGAAAAAAGGACAGATTTGCGAAGGAATTGTAGAAAGGGTAGCGTTTCCAAACAAGGGAATTGTACGTTTAGAAGAAGGAAAGACAGCTGTAGTAAAGAATGTGATTCCCGGACAAAAGATATCTTTTTCCGTAAATAAGGTCAGAAAGGGGAAGGGCGAGGGCAGACTGTTAGAGGTATTGGAAAAATCACCATTGGAAATGGAACAGTCTCCATGCGAACATTTTGGAATTTGTGGTGGCTGTACATTTTTAAGCCTGGATTATGAGAATCAGTTAAAACTGAAGGAAAAGCAGGTAAAGGAGTTGTTAGAGCCAGTCTGTACACCTTACTATGATATTAATGAAGGAATTTTTGAAGGAATCAAGGGAAGTCCAAGACAGTTGGCTTATCGAAATAAGATGGAATTTTCTTTTGGAGATATGGTGAAGGATGGGCCCCTTTCTCTTGGAATGCATAAGAGAGGAAGCTTTCACGATATTGTGACGGTAACGGGATGCAAGATTGTAGATGAGGATTATTCTAAGATTTTGTCTGCGGTATTATCCTATTTTCAGGAAAAAGAGACGCCTTATTATCACAAGATGCGTCATATTGGATATCTGCGTCATCTTCTGGTGCGTAAAGCAGTAAAGACAGGAGAGATACTGGTGGATTTGGTAACTACCACACAGATAGCAGGAGAAGAAGAGCAGGAATTATTAAGAGGTTTTGTAGGGAAATTAGGAGCATTGGAATTGGATGGAACTCTAGTGGGAATTCTTAATACCCATAATGATAGTTTAGCAGATGCTGTTATCAATGAAGGAACAGAAGTATTGTACGGACAGGATTATTTTTATGAAGAACTTTTGGGACTTCGTTTCCGAATCTCGCCATTTTCCTTTTTCCAGACAAATTCTCTTGGTGCGGAAGTATTGTATGAGACTGCACGCGAGTATGTAGCGGATGCAGGCAATGGAAAAACAGTGTATGACCTGTATAGCGGAACAGGAACTATTGCTCAAATTTTAGCTCCGGTGGCAAAGAAGGTCATTGGTGTAGAGATTGTAGAAGAGGCAGTAGAAGCAGCAAGAGAAAATGCGGAACTGAATGGTTTAAATAACTGCGAGTTTTTAGCAGGAGATGTACTGAAGGTTCTGGATGAAATTGAGGAAAAGCCGGACTTTATTGTGTTAGACCCACCAAGAGATGGAATTCATCCGAAGGCATTGGAGAAGATTATTGCTTATGGTGTGGACAGGTTGGTGTATATTTCCTGTAAGCCTACCAGTTTGGCAAGAGATTTGGAAGTATTGCAGGCAAGAGGATATCGCGCAGAGCGGATTTGTTGCGTAGATATGTTTCCGGCGACGGCGAATATTGAAACCGTCTGCTTGCTAACGCTTGAAAAATAG
- a CDS encoding phage minor capsid protein, whose product MANEDNLKGKGFDSRTTEERRELARMGGKASGEARRRKANFRKTLNMLLTAEVNTEMTPLLKEGKIFSLDNTSGETEDLYGKKINYYPWSSSSYGKPDGILGINCRHHKWPFVPGVNIQRYFPADDMEENDRLYKETQVQRALERDVRNQKRECMLYDEIGDSEAFDDAAVKLKAKEERLKQYVNGHDDLHRRRDREQVVGFNRGVSARATAANNFVEKYGKVRYNEDGTVIVTDHWNSRGHVSIPKNYKKNAIIETEEKKADQTQINRTFYDNEGRMCQQIHSGAHVNPKQHPYGKNGEHAHDYEWENGKIVNRTTRDLTEKERKENSDIL is encoded by the coding sequence GTGGCAAATGAGGATAACTTAAAAGGGAAAGGTTTTGATAGTCGAACAACGGAAGAACGACGTGAACTGGCAAGGATGGGGGGGAAGGCATCTGGAGAAGCAAGAAGAAGAAAAGCAAACTTCCGAAAGACTTTAAATATGCTACTTACAGCAGAAGTAAATACAGAGATGACACCATTACTCAAAGAAGGGAAAATATTCTCTTTGGATAATACCAGCGGAGAAACAGAGGATTTATATGGAAAGAAGATTAATTATTATCCTTGGAGTTCTTCAAGCTATGGAAAACCGGATGGAATCCTAGGCATTAACTGCAGACATCATAAGTGGCCATTCGTTCCTGGAGTTAATATACAGAGATACTTCCCTGCGGATGACATGGAAGAAAATGATAGGTTGTACAAGGAAACACAGGTACAGAGGGCGCTGGAACGAGATGTTAGGAATCAGAAAAGAGAGTGCATGCTTTATGATGAAATTGGAGACAGTGAGGCTTTCGATGATGCTGCCGTTAAGCTAAAAGCAAAAGAAGAAAGGCTAAAACAATATGTAAATGGTCATGATGATTTGCATAGACGGAGAGACAGAGAACAGGTAGTAGGATTTAACAGAGGTGTTAGCGCAAGAGCAACCGCGGCAAATAATTTTGTTGAGAAGTACGGAAAAGTAAGATATAATGAAGACGGGACAGTAATTGTAACTGACCATTGGAATTCACGAGGTCATGTTTCCATTCCCAAGAACTATAAAAAGAATGCAATTATTGAAACAGAAGAAAAGAAAGCTGACCAGACACAGATTAACCGTACCTTTTATGACAATGAAGGTAGAATGTGCCAACAGATTCACTCTGGGGCTCATGTAAACCCGAAACAGCACCCATATGGTAAAAACGGAGAACACGCACATGATTACGAATGGGAAAATGGGAAAATTGTAAATCGTACTACTCGTGATTTGACGGAAAAGGAAAGAAAGGAGAATAGTGATATTTTATGA
- a CDS encoding ATP-binding protein → MKTIIRERYLERIKALKDTPDIKIITGIRRSGKSNLMQVYIDYLKENFEDANIIFIDYMDLDFEEIKEYHALHKYVEDRYDKDKKNYLFVDEVQLCPKFELAINSLYSKNKYDIYVTGSNAFLLSADLATLFTGRYIEIHMFPFSFKEYCEYYSEENDKDKLFDEYFMKGGLAGSYAYNTDLDRTTYIKEVYETIVNRDLVQKYNIPDTQVLRQLSEFLMDNISNLTSPNRVSDILKANEVPTNHVTIGKYIKYLCTAFVFYDIKRYDIRGKKYLETSDKFYMCDTGMRYAILGSRNMDYGRVYENIVCVELLRRGYEVYVGKLYQKEIDFVAQCGSEKIYIQVSDNISNQETFEREYSPLLQVKDAYPKMIIARTKHPKYTYEGIEVYDIVEWLLGKD, encoded by the coding sequence ATGAAGACAATTATTCGAGAAAGATATTTAGAAAGAATCAAGGCATTAAAAGATACTCCTGATATAAAAATTATAACTGGCATTAGACGTTCTGGAAAGTCAAATCTAATGCAAGTATATATAGATTATTTAAAAGAAAATTTCGAAGATGCAAATATTATCTTTATAGACTATATGGATTTGGATTTTGAAGAAATAAAGGAATACCATGCTTTGCACAAGTATGTGGAAGATAGATATGACAAAGATAAGAAAAATTATCTATTTGTTGATGAAGTACAACTATGTCCAAAGTTTGAATTGGCAATCAATAGTCTATATTCAAAAAACAAATATGATATTTATGTAACTGGATCCAATGCCTTCTTACTCAGTGCTGATCTAGCAACGCTGTTTACTGGAAGATATATTGAAATTCACATGTTCCCATTTAGTTTTAAGGAATACTGTGAATATTATAGTGAAGAAAATGATAAAGACAAATTGTTTGATGAGTATTTTATGAAAGGTGGTTTGGCAGGATCGTACGCATATAATACTGATTTGGATCGAACAACCTACATTAAAGAAGTATATGAGACTATTGTGAATAGAGATTTGGTGCAAAAGTATAATATACCGGACACACAAGTGCTTCGTCAACTGAGTGAGTTTTTGATGGATAATATCAGCAATTTGACATCACCGAACAGAGTGAGTGATATTTTGAAGGCAAATGAAGTGCCAACAAATCATGTAACAATAGGAAAGTATATTAAATATCTATGCACAGCATTTGTTTTCTACGATATCAAGAGATATGATATAAGGGGTAAGAAGTACTTGGAGACCTCAGATAAGTTCTATATGTGTGATACAGGAATGCGTTATGCCATATTAGGTAGCCGAAATATGGACTATGGACGTGTATATGAAAATATTGTATGTGTGGAACTTTTGCGTAGAGGTTATGAGGTTTATGTAGGAAAGCTTTATCAAAAGGAAATAGATTTTGTTGCTCAGTGTGGCAGTGAGAAGATATATATTCAAGTTAGCGATAATATTTCTAATCAGGAAACTTTTGAGAGAGAGTATTCTCCACTATTACAGGTAAAGGATGCCTACCCAAAGATGATCATTGCGAGAACAAAGCATCCGAAGTACACATATGAGGGAATTGAAGTATATGATATTGTGGAGTGGCTATTGGGGAAAGATTAA
- a CDS encoding DUF1836 domain-containing protein, with protein MTIDAKDLLNSILQSLSRIDYVKPEDLPNIDLYMDQVTTFMDSQLAVSKRHPEDKVLTKTMINNYAKNNLLPAPVKKKYSKEHLLALIFIYYFKNILSIGDIQEILNPITDKYFASDLNFNLEDIYSEVFRLEEAEVLNLQKDITKKYNTSHQTFQDIPEDISKEDKDDLQQFAFICMLSFDVYVKKQLIEKLIDLKVTEREKKDSEANSKSDSKNKSKENKKDTE; from the coding sequence ATGACAATAGACGCAAAAGATTTACTCAACAGCATATTACAAAGTCTTTCCCGCATCGACTACGTAAAGCCGGAAGACCTTCCAAATATAGATTTATACATGGACCAGGTTACTACTTTTATGGATTCTCAGCTTGCTGTATCTAAACGACATCCGGAAGATAAAGTACTTACCAAAACCATGATTAACAACTATGCGAAGAACAACCTGCTTCCGGCACCGGTAAAGAAGAAATACTCTAAGGAACATCTTCTTGCCCTTATTTTTATTTACTACTTTAAAAATATTTTGAGTATCGGAGACATTCAGGAGATTTTAAATCCTATCACTGATAAGTATTTTGCTTCTGACTTGAATTTTAATCTGGAAGATATTTACTCGGAAGTATTTCGTCTGGAAGAAGCCGAGGTATTGAATCTTCAAAAGGATATTACCAAAAAATACAATACCAGCCATCAGACTTTCCAGGACATCCCGGAAGATATTTCCAAAGAAGATAAAGATGACTTACAGCAATTTGCATTTATCTGTATGTTGAGTTTCGATGTATATGTGAAAAAGCAGTTAATTGAAAAGCTCATTGACTTGAAAGTTACAGAACGTGAGAAAAAAGATTCAGAAGCTAATTCTAAGTCTGACTCAAAAAATAAATCTAAAGAAAATAAAAAGGATACAGAATAA
- a CDS encoding tyrosine-type recombinase/integrase: MDKNLIFFNILSTLSAALDYAIEPMQYIQYNPCSRIRLPQFEKIAKERTVIRPEEFQRIITRFPVGSNFYIPLVIGYYTGLRISETFGLTWDNIDFENSTLTVNKQVIKRNYGVDVRQVLKQKGKKEEKSAWYFGTPKTKSSIRTIKIGNTLFQALKSEKIRQQKNRLRYGEYYTEHYLSPETDEKGNTIYRIMPGERTLRSPLQKVEMVCVRENGEYISTDSFKYCARVIHNELKLKFDYHSLRHTHATMLIENGANPKDVQARLGHSNVSTTLQTYTHDTEKMQKETVEIFEKAVSII; the protein is encoded by the coding sequence ATGGACAAAAACCTAATTTTTTTCAACATCCTGTCTACGCTCTCTGCTGCGCTTGACTATGCAATAGAGCCGATGCAATATATACAGTACAATCCGTGTAGCCGAATACGTCTTCCACAGTTTGAAAAAATTGCAAAAGAGAGAACTGTTATCCGCCCGGAAGAATTTCAACGAATTATCACCAGATTTCCGGTAGGTAGTAATTTTTACATTCCACTTGTGATTGGATATTATACTGGATTGCGAATTAGTGAGACATTTGGGCTTACATGGGACAATATTGATTTTGAAAATAGTACGCTTACCGTAAATAAGCAAGTGATAAAGCGCAATTACGGTGTTGATGTCCGCCAAGTACTAAAACAAAAAGGGAAAAAGGAAGAAAAATCCGCTTGGTACTTCGGAACTCCAAAAACGAAAAGTTCCATTCGAACTATTAAAATCGGAAATACATTATTCCAAGCACTGAAATCTGAGAAAATACGTCAACAGAAAAACCGGTTACGCTATGGGGAATATTATACAGAACACTATTTGTCACCAGAAACTGACGAAAAGGGCAACACAATCTACAGGATCATGCCGGGGGAACGTACACTTCGTTCTCCGCTTCAAAAAGTAGAAATGGTGTGTGTACGAGAAAATGGGGAATACATAAGTACAGATTCTTTCAAATACTGCGCAAGAGTTATTCACAATGAATTAAAATTGAAATTTGACTACCACTCTCTCCGGCACACGCACGCAACCATGTTGATAGAAAATGGTGCTAACCCTAAGGATGTTCAAGCAAGGCTGGGGCACTCCAACGTTAGTACTACCTTACAAACTTATACACATGACACAGAGAAGATGCAGAAGGAGACAGTAGAAATATTCGAAAAAGCTGTCTCAATAATATAA
- the ychF gene encoding redox-regulated ATPase YchF, with translation MKLGIVGLPNVGKSTLFNSLTKAGAESANYPFCTIDPNVGIVTVPDERLKKLGDLYHSKKVTPAVIEFVDIAGLVKGASKGEGLGNQFLSNIREVDAIVHVVRCFEDTNIVHVDGSINPVRDIETINLELVFSDIEILERRIAKTSKGARMDKTLAKELKLLERIKAHLENGQLAKTFELEDEDEEEWFKGYNLLTAKPVIYAANVSEDDLADDGANNSFVQEVRENAEKEGCEVFVICAQIEQEIAELDDEEKAMFLEELGLKESGLEKLIKASYSLLGLISYLTSGEDETRAWTIKKGTKAPQAAGKIHTDFERGFIRAEVVNYQDLLDCGSIAAAKEKGLVGLEGKEYVVKDGDVILFRFNV, from the coding sequence ATGAAATTAGGAATCGTAGGATTACCAAACGTAGGAAAAAGTACGTTATTTAACTCATTAACAAAGGCAGGAGCAGAATCAGCAAACTATCCGTTCTGTACTATAGACCCGAATGTGGGAATCGTAACTGTTCCCGATGAGCGTCTGAAGAAGCTGGGAGATTTATATCATTCTAAGAAAGTAACACCTGCTGTTATCGAATTCGTGGATATTGCAGGTCTGGTAAAGGGTGCCAGCAAGGGAGAAGGTCTGGGAAATCAGTTCTTATCCAATATTCGTGAAGTGGATGCGATTGTACATGTGGTACGTTGTTTTGAAGACACTAATATTGTTCATGTTGATGGAAGCATCAATCCGGTACGAGATATCGAAACAATCAATTTAGAACTTGTTTTTTCTGATATTGAAATTCTGGAACGTAGAATTGCTAAGACCAGCAAGGGAGCAAGAATGGACAAGACTCTTGCAAAAGAGCTGAAGTTGTTAGAGAGAATTAAGGCACATCTGGAAAACGGACAGTTGGCAAAGACCTTTGAATTAGAAGACGAGGACGAAGAAGAGTGGTTCAAGGGATATAATCTTTTGACTGCAAAGCCGGTAATTTATGCTGCCAATGTATCAGAGGATGATTTAGCAGATGATGGGGCAAATAATTCTTTTGTTCAGGAAGTTCGTGAGAATGCAGAGAAGGAAGGTTGTGAAGTATTTGTCATCTGTGCTCAGATTGAGCAGGAAATTGCAGAGTTGGACGACGAAGAAAAAGCAATGTTCTTAGAAGAACTTGGCTTAAAAGAATCCGGTCTGGAGAAGTTAATCAAAGCAAGCTACAGTTTGTTGGGCTTAATTAGTTATCTTACTTCCGGCGAGGATGAGACAAGAGCATGGACCATTAAGAAAGGAACAAAGGCTCCGCAGGCAGCAGGAAAGATACATACAGACTTTGAACGTGGATTTATCCGTGCAGAGGTTGTGAATTATCAGGACTTATTGGATTGTGGTTCTATTGCAGCAGCCAAGGAAAAAGGTCTGGTAGGATTAGAAGGAAAAGAGTATGTCGTAAAAGACGGAGACGTGATTTTATTCCGTTTCAATGTATAA
- the pcrA gene encoding DNA helicase PcrA yields the protein MSMYDTLNSMQQEAVFHTEGPVLILAGAGSGKTRVLTHRTVYLIEEKGVNPYNIMAITFTNKAAGEMRERIDDLVGFGSESIWVSTFHSTCVRILRRYIDRLGYDTNFTIYDTDDQKTLMKDICKRLQIDTKIYKEKSFMGVISSAKDELISPEEFTLRAAGDFAKEKQAAVYREYQAELRKNNALDFDDLIVKTVELFRTDAEVLDYYQERFKYIMVDEYQDTNTAQFQLIKLLAGKYQNLCVVGDDDQSIYKFRGANIKNILNFEEVYPNAKVIKLEQNYRSTKSILDAANGVIANNVGRKSKVLWTDNDEGEKINFQQFDTAYEEADYVIKDIQKKVKEGTYNYGDCAILYRTNAQSRLFEERFVVNNTPYKIVGGVNFYARKEIKDLLAYLKTIDNGRDDLAVRRIINVPKRGIGATTLSRVQTYAEENGLSFYNALKLAEDIPSIGKAGVKIKPFVTFIQSMRSKVEYLTPSQLLKDIIEETGYVAELEAENTEEAQARIENIDELISKVVAYEEGEENPTLSGFLEEVALVADIDDLQEGNDYVVLMTLHSAKGLEFPNVYLVGMEDGVFPSYMTITADDPSEIEEERRLCYVGITRAMKDLTISCAKQRMIRGETQYNKVSRFVKEIPRNLLTGAVRNPSVTKTLSEAPTQSFRQANSKVNPIFSTRNTYETKPYQSTSFSSNTTGKISLSYGTGDRVKHMKFGEGTVTQIVEGGRDYEVTVDFDKVGTKKMFASFAKLKKV from the coding sequence ATGAGTATGTACGACACACTAAATTCCATGCAGCAGGAGGCTGTATTTCATACGGAGGGACCGGTACTGATTTTAGCAGGGGCAGGTTCCGGTAAGACCAGAGTGCTTACCCACCGAACCGTATATTTAATAGAAGAAAAGGGCGTAAACCCATATAATATTATGGCGATTACCTTTACAAATAAAGCAGCAGGTGAGATGCGAGAACGTATTGATGACCTGGTAGGATTTGGATCGGAAAGCATCTGGGTATCTACGTTCCATTCCACCTGTGTGAGAATTTTGAGACGTTATATCGACCGTTTAGGATATGATACCAATTTTACCATTTATGATACAGATGATCAGAAGACATTGATGAAGGATATCTGTAAAAGATTGCAGATTGATACCAAGATATATAAGGAAAAGAGTTTTATGGGCGTGATTTCTTCCGCTAAGGATGAACTGATTTCACCGGAGGAGTTTACCTTGCGTGCAGCAGGAGATTTTGCCAAGGAGAAACAGGCTGCCGTATATCGGGAATATCAGGCAGAACTTCGGAAGAATAATGCCTTAGACTTTGATGATTTGATTGTAAAGACGGTAGAACTGTTTCGGACGGATGCAGAAGTATTGGATTACTATCAGGAACGTTTTAAATACATTATGGTGGACGAGTATCAGGATACCAATACAGCTCAGTTCCAGTTGATTAAGTTACTAGCCGGAAAATATCAGAATCTGTGTGTAGTAGGTGATGATGACCAGTCTATTTACAAGTTCCGTGGTGCTAATATTAAAAATATTTTGAACTTTGAAGAAGTTTATCCAAATGCTAAGGTAATTAAGTTAGAGCAGAATTATCGTTCTACCAAGTCCATTTTGGATGCAGCAAATGGTGTCATTGCTAATAATGTAGGAAGAAAGTCAAAGGTACTTTGGACAGACAATGACGAAGGAGAAAAAATTAACTTTCAGCAGTTTGATACTGCCTATGAAGAAGCTGATTATGTTATAAAAGATATTCAGAAAAAAGTGAAAGAAGGCACTTACAATTATGGAGATTGCGCGATTCTTTATCGTACCAATGCACAATCCCGTTTGTTTGAAGAGCGTTTTGTGGTAAATAATACGCCATATAAGATTGTGGGCGGTGTAAATTTCTATGCCAGAAAGGAAATCAAGGATTTGCTGGCATATTTAAAAACCATTGATAATGGTCGGGATGACCTTGCAGTACGCAGAATTATCAATGTACCAAAGCGAGGAATAGGAGCAACCACATTATCTAGAGTTCAGACTTACGCAGAAGAAAACGGTTTAAGTTTTTATAATGCATTGAAGCTGGCAGAGGATATTCCGTCTATTGGAAAGGCAGGAGTAAAAATAAAGCCATTTGTGACTTTTATTCAGTCTATGCGCAGTAAGGTGGAATATTTGACTCCATCACAGTTGTTAAAGGATATTATTGAAGAAACCGGGTATGTGGCAGAGTTGGAAGCGGAAAATACAGAAGAAGCGCAGGCTCGTATTGAAAATATTGACGAATTAATCAGTAAAGTAGTTGCTTATGAAGAAGGCGAAGAGAATCCTACCTTAAGCGGATTTTTAGAAGAAGTAGCACTGGTTGCAGATATTGATGACCTTCAGGAAGGTAACGATTATGTGGTATTGATGACATTACATAGCGCAAAGGGGCTGGAATTCCCTAATGTATATCTGGTGGGAATGGAGGATGGTGTTTTCCCAAGTTATATGACTATTACCGCAGATGATCCGTCAGAAATTGAGGAAGAACGGCGTCTGTGCTATGTAGGAATTACCCGTGCCATGAAGGATTTGACAATTAGTTGTGCGAAACAACGTATGATTCGTGGAGAAACGCAATATAATAAAGTGTCAAGGTTTGTAAAAGAAATCCCAAGGAATCTTCTGACTGGAGCAGTACGGAATCCATCGGTGACAAAAACATTGTCAGAGGCGCCGACACAGTCTTTCCGCCAGGCAAATTCCAAGGTGAATCCAATATTCAGTACCAGAAATACCTATGAGACTAAGCCATATCAGAGTACTTCTTTTTCCAGTAACACTACCGGTAAGATTTCCTTGAGTTATGGAACCGGTGACCGTGTGAAGCATATGAAGTTTGGAGAAGGAACTGTAACTCAGATTGTAGAAGGTGGACGGGATTATGAGGTAACCGTAGACTTTGACAAGGTAGGAACGAAGAAGATGTTTGCATCCTTTGCAAAACTAAAAAAAGTATAA
- the rpe gene encoding ribulose-phosphate 3-epimerase, whose product MNCLSPSILSADFAKLGEQVQLIDEAGAEYVHIDVMDGSFVPSISYGMPVIQSIRPCTDKIFDVHLMIDEPIRYIDDFVNCGADIISVHAESCIHLDRTIEAIKEKGILASVALNPSTDLSVLEYVLPKLDMVLLMTVNPGFGGQKYIEYSTEKIRRLRQMIEERGLKTDIEVDGGINLSNVETVMEAGANIIVAGSAIFHGDVQKNVTDFLNIMHK is encoded by the coding sequence ATGAATTGTTTATCACCATCCATATTATCCGCAGATTTTGCAAAGTTAGGAGAGCAGGTACAACTTATTGATGAGGCAGGAGCTGAATATGTCCATATTGATGTTATGGATGGGAGTTTTGTACCCAGTATTTCCTATGGAATGCCGGTGATACAGTCCATACGTCCGTGTACAGACAAAATTTTTGATGTGCATCTTATGATTGATGAGCCAATCCGTTATATTGATGATTTTGTAAACTGTGGTGCAGATATTATTTCCGTTCATGCAGAAAGTTGCATACATCTGGACCGTACCATTGAAGCAATTAAGGAAAAGGGAATTTTGGCTTCAGTAGCATTGAATCCTTCTACAGACCTGAGTGTTCTGGAATATGTTTTGCCAAAGCTTGATATGGTGTTGCTTATGACGGTGAATCCAGGGTTTGGCGGACAGAAGTATATTGAATATTCTACCGAAAAAATTCGCAGACTGCGTCAGATGATAGAAGAAAGAGGTTTGAAAACAGATATAGAGGTAGATGGAGGAATCAACCTTTCGAATGTAGAGACCGTGATGGAGGCGGGAGCCAATATTATTGTTGCGGGAAGTGCTATTTTCCATGGAGATGTTCAGAAGAATGTAACAGATTTCTTGAATATCATGCACAAATAA